In the Labeo rohita strain BAU-BD-2019 unplaced genomic scaffold, IGBB_LRoh.1.0 scaffold_94, whole genome shotgun sequence genome, one interval contains:
- the LOC127162427 gene encoding NACHT, LRR and PYD domains-containing protein 1 homolog: MAKPKNIKSCKELEQLFNEYEEQIQKLCRLYDIRPKSNKGQKKRMKAAAKELRELLMETEDQSFDVSSIPTIIESGTEMIKKIIQVLENDSDLVQPCRARGTLRDLCDTEKKSISFDAIQHDHKIMQLIKYLKMNHKAFPVIQELIQEQMSYKLRTAYYKMGIDTKGCETCAALEDDSEWEVKIPSEVTTDANIKYSVRSSAGQHECSETGLRWRSVGGVSLEYRFVEWESLSKDIMENYRPCGPLMDISVTSGTLKEIHLPHFICVDCESSSDDAVKALHVKDGTVSLERCELSRFHAKLLNPTFSLLGIIAHVHQYFTMKFHCETLIYRNCKVSLNLHVYLILKDKKLKKDVETKEKKNMEIVKPTPHKALKIDDGYTLKTSRDSKIKPPSLELTPCKANFFDIHIKDAKECLELYIMTKKDEKIWDVNIESDELKSSSVSDCGQSTTSTSHQFPGTAEIDTAQKQERCKNDNGAEFVEKHRAELIKRVSLVEPIADDMKNLIGDEKYGIILKSVTNEKKMRKLFEFLTTPKLKEKLYQSLVKHERLLVEFLEDSG, encoded by the exons ATATCAAAAGCTGTAAAGAATTGGAGCAACTTTTTAATGAATATGAAGAACAAATACAGAAGCTGTGTCGTCTTTATGACATACGTCCAAAAAG CAACAAAGGCCAAAAGAAGAGAATGAAGGCTGCAGCAAAAGAACTTAGAGAGCTTCTCATGGAAACTGAAGATCAGTCTTTTGATGTCTCATCTATACCCACTATCATAGAATCAGGAACAGAAatgataaagaaaataattcaaGTACTAGAAAATGACTCAGATCTTGTCCAGCCGTGTCGTGCTAGAG GTACGCTCAGAGATCTGTGTGATActgaaaagaaaagcatttcattTG ATGCAATACAGCATGATCATAAAATTATGCAACTTATCAAATACCTCAAAATGAATCACAAAGCATTTCCCGTGATCCAGGAACTGATCCAGGAGCAGATGTCTTACAAATTAAGGACTGCTTATTACAAAATGGGCATTGATACAAAAG GTTGTGAGACCTGTGCTGCATTAGAG GATGATTCTGAATGGGAAGTTAAAATACCTTCAGAGGTCACGACAGATGCAAATATCAAGTACAG TGTCCGCTCCTCTGCAGGGCAGCATGAATGTTCAGAGACTGGCCTCCGCTGGCGGTCTGTCGGTGGTGTCAGTTTGGAGTATCGGTTTGTTGAATGGGAATCACTCAGTAAAGATATTATGGAGAACTACAGGCCATGTGGACCTTTGATGGACATCAGTGTAACCTCTGGCACATTGAAGGAAATTCATCTTCCTCACTTCATCTGTGTAG ATTGTGAATCCTCCTCGGATGATGCAGTGAAAGCTCTTCATGTGAAGGATGGTACTGTTTCATTGGAAAGATGTGAATTAAGTAGATTCCATGCCAAGCTTCTCAATCCCACCTTCTCACTCTTGGGAATTATTGCACATGTGCATCAGTACTTCACCATGAAGTTTCACTGTGAAACTTTGATTTATCGCAACTGCAAAGTTTCCCTCAACCTTCATGTGTACCTGATTTTAAAGGATAAAAAACTTAAGAAG GATGTGGAgacaaaggagaaaaaaaacatggagaTTGTGAAACCAACGCCACATAAAGCTCTTAAAATTGATGACGGTTACACCCTGAAGACATCCCGTGACTCCAAAATCAAACCTCCG AGTTTAGAATTGACACCCTGCAAGGCCAACTTCTTTGATATACACATTAAAGATGCAAAGGAATGTCTTGAACTctatataatgacaaaaaaggaTGAAAAAATATGGGATGTTAATATAGAATCAG atgaattAAAAAGCAGTTCAGTCT CTGACTGCGGGCAGTCGACCACCTCAACGA GTCATCAGTTTCCAGGGACTGCAGAGATTGACACAGCACAGAAACAAGAAAGATGCAAAAATGATAAtg GTGCTGAGTTTGTGGAGAAGCACAGGGCAGAGTTGATCAAAAGGGTCTCACTGGTGGAGCCAATTGCAGATGACATGAAAAATCTGATTGGTGATGAAAAATATGGAATCATCTTAAAGTCAGtaacaaatgagaaaaaaatgagaaaactttttgaatttctgacAACACCCAAACTAAAAGAGAAACTTTACCAAAGTCTTGTAAAACATGAGCGCCTCCTTGTTGAATTTTTGGAGGATTCTGGGTAG